The sequence below is a genomic window from Lycium ferocissimum isolate CSIRO_LF1 chromosome 9, AGI_CSIRO_Lferr_CH_V1, whole genome shotgun sequence.
ctttgtattattagaagcattatctaaagcaatacaaagtgtttttctataaatgttaaaaaatctcataatagtagacattgaatcggctaaaaattttccatcgtgacgaccttttccttcgtcatataaaaaagctataattcttttgcaTAACCCggttgtcatcaacccaatgacatgtaatagcaaaaaaatctaaatggttaatactaagacccaaatcggcggtaagacaaacattacaatttaaagaattaaatacgtggcgcaaataaaatctatattttttaaacaaatctataacatcggctctacaagtacttctaggaataccctcaaataacggattataacaacgttgaatgtaagtaacaaaccccaaacagagggaaaggaaaatggtaaacaatcataagctaccattttagctatttctacgcgttcttttttcttgtcatacttaaaatttctaccggttcgtgggtctatcgtcatttgaatccccccacatttgaacccgtttgctctccccaagcATCCGTATGTTTGGTTCTCGTATGAGAATTTAGTGTCTTTAGTTCCACCATCCTTGCAGTTCCttgcttaaaactaaatacttgtccacatatgttacatgtaGGCGAGTTGGCTTTCCactattcttagtcataaatttccaaattttaggtttgttggcttacgagttctaggcggtttgtcttgtgtatgtgattgtgcgggacatgtatctcctatgggattttcggggggttgtgtttcatcgtcatcatttaagtcttcattaaaagtgtcggtaaaatgttgttgcattgcctcgcgacctaaaagtggattatttccaccaacgtCAATACCTACGTTAGGTGTTTTaaccacaaatgtttcctcgtTAAAGCGCACCTCTAACAATACGACTACTACTACGGcaccacgtcttaatctctttgacattattaaatagaattaatttaaatcacaatcaaataaatcacaagaaaataaattacaacaaattaaattgcgtaaattaaattgcgtaaattaaattgcgaaaaataaagatagagttggaacgaaggtaccaaattgcggATTAATTTCCAGCAAAgtcaaggcggctagaattgcaaatccaccaaagctacttcggattgttgcaaaatcaccaactccaccaacaatattataattgcaaaattaataattgaaagttgaaactataataagactttgtggctagttattgcaaaataattataattgagagattgagatttgagagaaagatgaagaagagtgaattggtgtgaattaaaatgaaaatgaagaagggtttatataggggtgggggatgggttaaagtgttaaaaaaaaaaaatttgggggccaaaaattaacaaaatggccGTTTGTGCAACGGCCGTTTTTGCAAATGGACGTTGCCAACGGTCATTAACGAGCTTAGTACAacggctatttttttttttttttttaattttcacggTTAAGCGGTTTAACTGCGTCGATTCCGGTTCCTAAAATATTGGAGCAGGATCGGTATCGTTAAGCGGTTAGCAGGTTCTCTTGGGTTCGTTCAGGTTCGTTCGGTTTAACGGTCAGGTTACTAGTTAAAACAGGTTAGCAAGTTCACACCGCTTACATGATTAGTTGGGCACATTCGCTTTACATTTAACTAACCAAAGTCCAAACCCTTTCTTTCAGgtgaatttaaaattttaagtttatgaatttagaattttaaaagTAATAGTTATTAAgcttttaataaattatttatatacattTAATAAATTTCTCAACACAAATATCAAGTGTttcgaaaatatttttctaccaAACCTGCTTAAATTCTATCCCCGCCCCCTCCCAAACAAAAACCATAACATTATTAATTCACTTCTACTTCTTTACTTCTATTCCTtggttctatttatttattgatttttgattaaaaaagaaacttaaaatattttttgtattatatattatataagtaATAGaagaaatatattaaaataataattaaaagtttatttgataataaaaaaatttaaaaattaaaatttttaactGACTTTAAATTATTGGCAATTGTAAGCTACTATAAAAGCGAGATGATGTCAAATTAAGTacccctccgtcccatattacttggccacattattaaaatatatgtcccaaattacttgttcatttacaaaatcaagataaaattaattaaatctttcccatctaacctttaatattaaatattcttgaaaataattagtcttgattagaatgtatttattggagagagctaggggtaaaataataaaatacatcttttatttatgatttgttaAGAGGCGCAAAAGGAAAAGTGATCAAGTAATATGTGACGGAGGGAATATTTCATCTTGTATAGCTGATAAGGCTGCTCCTTCCTCAATCAAAGATCTCGGGTTTGAGTcccgaaaaaagaaaaaaaatgcttGGCAAAAAACGCTTCCTTCGAATGGATCTATGCGGCTATCGGACACCGGGGCGAgaaaacacaaacaaaaaaCATATAGTATATCACAAAAAGAAAGCGTgtaatttaaattttgagtGTCATTTAGGCAAAGGATAGCTCttgtcaactttttccaaaaataaaaccttttttttattCACACGACAGCTGTGGGAAAATATTACTCGGCGACCACTCTTATATTATTTTCTCTCCGCCGCACACGGCGGTGATCTGTAACCTCGCCACCGTGCTCCTCCGTAGCACAAACGTCTCCGATTTCCAACTCAAATCTCGGTAATCTCTTTCGTAGACGTATTTCCgaatgtatatacgtatatttgTCTTGTATATGCTTCTATTTAGCTCTGTTTTGAACTTTCATTATCTCTAGCTTCGGAATTTGTTGAAATTACGGTCCTACTCAATTGATCTTTGTATTTTTAGCCGTCTTTGCTCTATATAATAGCTTAACTTTCTGTTTGATTGAATGCATTAAGTGTGTGCTAAAAGATTTTGTTTTACTGAATTTGTCTCTTTTATTTGTGTTTATAAAGTTTTGCTGCTTACTAATTGGCTTGCGGCTGCCTGATATTGAGTGCGATTTTTTGAGaatacagtatatatatatttctgtatgtatatgtatatttcctCTGTAATTTTCTCGTATATGCTTCTATTTAGCTCAGTTTCGGACTTTCATTATCTCTAGctctggaatttttttaaaattacggTCCTAGTCGATTGATCTTTGCGTTTTATACCTGAATTAGCCATGTTTGCTCTATGTAGTAGCTTAACTTTCTGTTTGTTATGTATAATGAGTTAAAATTGAAGCATTAAGTGTGTGCTAAAAGCTATTATTTTACTGAATTTGTCTCCTATTATTTTACTGAATTTGTGGTGGGATTATCTTGgagcttgttgttgttgttgttgttgttgttgtctccTATATGCTTCTATTTAGCTCTGTTTTGAACTTTCATTATCCCTAGCTCCGGAATTTGCTTAAATTATGGTACTAGTCAATTGATCTTAGCATTTTTACCTCAATTAGTGTGTTTGCTCTATGTAATAGCTTAACGTTATGTTGATTATGTGAGTTAAAATTGAATGCATTAAGTGTAGGCTAAAAGCTTTTATTATACTgagtttttctcttttatttgtgTTTATGAAGTTTAGCTGCTTACTAATTGTTAAGATTACGGTACTAGTCAATTGATCTTAGAGTTTTTACCTTTAGCGTGTTTGTCCTATGTACTAGCTTAACTTTCTGTTTGTTACGTATAATGAGAACGCATTAAGTGTGTGCTAAAagcttttattttattgaatttgtCTCTTTTATTTGTGTTTATGAAGTTTAGGTGCTTACTAATTGGCTGTCGTCTGCCTGGATATTGAGTGTGATTTTTTGAGAATATAGTGTATATATTGGAAAAGCGAAGGGGTGGTGGAGGTGGCCAGGGTGGGTGGACTACAATGAGATTGTTAAGGTCTAGCTCAAGTGCATCAAAGGAACAGTATAATGGAGAGAAGAATCGTGCTTTGTTGTATCTTAATGTATATGATCTCACACCTGTAAACAACTATCTCTATTGGGTCGGCCTCGGAGTGTTTCATTCTGGTATAGAAGGTACTAAAGCTTTTCCGTTCTCCTTTACTGTGTATTGTTATACATATTGTTGTTACATCCAATTTTGAGATGAAAATTAAGCAGGGTGTTAGTGTCTGTTTAGCTTGATCTCAATCAATAAAGTTAGCCATTTTGACATGGTATGAAATTCTTTGTTTTATTTGAGTGTCACTCACACGGAAAGAAATCTTGTCTTAGTGACGGAAAAGAGATACCATGTTTCAAATATAGAGGACATTATCAGCCTAACTTGAATTGGCAAAACGAGGACAAGTAATTCAAGGGTTTAGAGGAGGGCGTTAATCACGTAGCAAGTGCCCGTCACCAGAGATATAGTGACATTGGAATGGTCGTTAGAGAGACTACCGACGCTTGTCAtcagaaggaagaagaaaagaagaaaacattAACCAAAGGGGAACCCACATTGGTCGGCACTTCTGCTGATAGTGGTAGCTATTTGAGTCTCTACCAAGATTGTGGAGGCTCCGATACCATGTGTAAATAGAAAATACCTTTCATTGACTTGATTAAGTAACAATGTATAAGAGGTGCTCCCTATATATAATTTGTAGGATTTCTTTCAAGTACATGTTAActgtttcaaaatatatatatatatataatttgtagGCTTACAATGTGGTAGGTAACAATCTCTAAGCTAATAAAATAAGTGTATATTCTATGTTAAGTAGAGAATATTCTAAGGTATCCTATAGAATATTttataagattttatttttcGAGTAAATGAATCTAGACATGTATTGATTTAGACATATATTCACTTGGTATTCTAACACTTTCATATGTCATAATTAGTTGTACGCACCCGAGGGTGtagcctagtggtcaatgaaacCATGAGGTCTCATGTTCAAATCTCAGCAGAGACAAAAAATTAGGTGATTTTTTCCTATCTGTCCTAGCATTGGTGGACAAAGTTACCTGGTACCTGttgttggtgggaggtggcaGGTATGCCATTGAATTAGTAGAGGGCATAAGCTGGCTCGGACACCgcggttataaaaaaaaaaaaaattagttgtaCTTTAAAGCCTCTTCTATTCTTACCTCTTACTATTTTCCTCACTCCGTGTCTTTGTAATAAAGGTAATTTCCTTCTGAACTTTGATTAGTTCTCCAATCCAATTTAAATCTTGTTAGGTGTCAACCTCAAACCCCTCATGTGACAAAGCCAAAACTTTACCAAAAGCATTAGGTTCTTTGCCACCCATATTGAATCTTTCAGTGAATTTTGCATCCTCCCATTAGGTCTATTATGGTCTGTTACAAAAGGTTCAATTGCCAGTTTAGAGAGTTGGTGAAGGTTTTGATCTGAAGGTGTCACCTTAAGTAGTTTACTTTAGGAACCAACTGGTCTTGTAGCCTATCGAATAAATGTGCTTACCTGCATGGATAATGGAACTGGCTCATAGATGGTTAAGCTATGTTATTCATAAAAAAGGTTGACAAAGTAATACACTATTAGTTGATAAATTTAGAGATATGTCTGCAAATACCGTCGACCTACCTGCTGGAAAGAGGAAAGATGGGTTGCAAAGACTTTGTGAAGAGTTCAATAGTCTATTTCAGGAGAAATAGAAGTTACTTGTAAAtgtttcttgttttcttgtagATATATATTGGATGATAGAATGAATACCACCGTGAAGCTTGTCATATGAAGCATAATCAGAGCCCAAGGTGTCTTCTAAATGCTTCTTCATCTAtcttaacaaaacaaaaaaaagtttcttTACCCATAGCATCAAGAAATCGCAAGCACGAGATGCTTtgtcaaatcattttctaattTCCTGTCACCTTAGTGCGTACATTTAGTCCTGACAGGATCAAGTATGTGTTAAACCAGAATTATATAGGAAAATGATATCCCTaaagaacaaagaaattaaattaagaattcTTGGGGAGGGGAAATAAGTGAAAAAGCGGAATTACGGCCTTTATATAGATGAATTACATGAACCCCTCTCTCTCAAATCCGCCTGCTCTTGATGAAGATTAGACAATTCCATTTATAGCAAATTGGTAATTTGATTGGATTATTGATTTGGCACTGAGATTGCAATTTAATGCCTGAACTCATGTTTTATATGCAAAATAAATGACTCCTTAGGGTTCTGAATTCTTCTGATTAAGCCTGCCCATGTGATGTTATTTTGTTCCGGGAATTGGGGCTTGTGGTGAGATCGAGAACCTTGGCATGTAAACCATCCATGATGCGTTCTCTTTCTCAAACCTGTCTGGTCTGttctacttattttttttatagttttttttttcctgctcTACTTATGAAGAATAGTTCATCAGGGTTTTATGAATAGTTCTCTTGCTTTCCCGCTCTTTGGTGTTTCCTGTCCTCTTCTTTTTTCGGTGTACTTCTTGTTGCATGTGAGGATCTCTTGAATTTGTTCCTGCCTAGATATCTTCCATCAACCTACCACGTGCAGCGATATTCTGAGCATGAACACTCTGCTATACCGTTCCCAGAGTGGATGCTGCAGTTAACTTTTATAATCTGTAAACCTTTTGAAAAAAGCTGTGTGTTTGATTATTAAAGATTTTGGGTTTTAGTATAACTTGTGTTCCTTTCTTTTATTGTTGGTCTTGATTCAATGCAGTAGATGGTCTAGAGTATGGGTATGGAGCCCACGACTACTCAACTAGTGGGGTTTTTGAGGTGGAGCCACGTAGTTGTCCGGGTTTTATTTTTAGACGGTCAGTACTCCTGGGCAGCACAGACATGTGTCATTCAGATGTTCGGTCATTTATGGAACATATTTCAGAAAAATATCATGGGGACAGTTATCATTTGATTGCCAAGAACTGCAACCATTTTGCTGATGAAGTCTGTTTCCGTCTCACGGGAAAGCCAATTCCTGGATGGATTAATCGACTGGCCCGAGTAGGTGAGAATGATGATGCTTTGTCCTAATTGTGGGGCAACTTTCAAGTGTGAACCAGTATAAATCTGCAGCATGTTTTCTGGGTTATTCTTGCTAAACTTCTAGCTTGTTTCACACAATTATCTTTGAAATTTCAGGCTCATTCTGCAATTGCATTTTACCAGAAAGTATTCAGGTTACAAGAATCACACATCTTCCTGATCATCAAGCCTTTTCAGGTTGGTGTTGACCTATCTCTCTTCACTTTTTGTTTTCCAATGGGTGGTAACTTTTGTGGTATCACAGAGGACAATACTTCAGCTACCACATTCTTACTCTGATTAATGTAACATGAACTTTCGGGAATAAAGAGTAGATTAGGGCTCGTCTGATATCCCATGTGAAATAATAATGTCGGCATGAAAATCTAGATCACTAAttctccctccgtcccaatatATTTGAGGTGTTTGAATGGGTTGGAGATTTAGAAATTAAAGAAGGAACTTGACATGTAAGCCAAAGAGATGCAAGGTATCAAATAACTCTATTAAATGAGTGGTGGTGAGAGCTTCACATGTCTTTTCATTAAACGAATGGTGGTGAGGGTCCTAACAAGTTTGtcgttaagggtaaaatggggaTGGTAAAAGAGAgagtatcattctttttgggacagactaaatgGAAAAGCGTGTCACATAAAATGTGACAGAGGGAGTACAACATTTATTTTGCGGCATAAGACTTTGTACTACTATAACAACTATTGATAGCGGAGCTGGTAAAATCTGCAGATGTACACGTCTAAAATTGTCCCCCCAACACTTACAAATTGTATATCTATTGCTTCAAAATTTTATTAcgttaccaaaaaaaataaaaaaatatatatatattgaatatcTATAGTTCTTTGGGACTGGTGGAGTTCCATTTTGATGGTCGTCACATGTGAAACACATATTCGATGTAGTATAGCCATGTCTTTTGAGTATATATGTGCATAAAAAAATGTAGCTTATTCAGTTAAGAAAGCAATTCTGGTAGACTACACTTTGATTGCTCATCACTTGGTAGAAAGGCTCGGGATTACACATAGTGTTAGCTAGTGGTTCCAACTAATTAAGATGAGTTATGTGGCTAAAGAAGCATCAGTccgagattttttttatttttatttttctttaaatgagAGGAGAAAATGGAGCATGGCCGCATATCATTATTTAATCTCGTCAATCTCAATTCTCTAGAGTTTTATGTATGGCAAAGGAATTATTTATCGATTTTAATAGTATATCATGAGGGGTTGGCAGTAGTTTTGGCCCCttttatgttcattttttttgtggTGGGGCGGGGGgatttctcttctttggcatctctGTGAATGAGTCTGCCTCTGATATCATGTCAAGAAAATGAAGCATGGCCGTACTGAACCCTGAAAGCTACGATCAAGTAGTGAAGATCGTCCAACACTGTAAAGGGAAGTACAACCTATACACTTAATCAATGTTACGTGAGATTCTAACAGAGCGACCGACCTGAAAACTACTAAAGTTAAAGCCCTCCCAACCTACTTAAAAGTTCAGAACTAGGTTATATAGCTTCCGATTGGATATGTTATTCTGTCAAGCAAATCTCATTCTCAAAGCATTTTGTGTGCCTTTTTGGATGCATGTAGCTGCACATATGTGCACATATTAAGTACCTTAGTCTTAATCTCTAGCAGATGTACAATAGCCTAAAGGATGAAGGATGCTCATACATGTCATGTGAATGTAAGCTTTTTGTTTCTTGACTAACCAAAATGCATTGCCATTGTAGAAGATGGGACAGATTCTGGTGAGTCATCTGTATCGGCAGATAGCGAGGAGGAAGACTCTGATCATCAGTTGTTAACTGTACAAAATAGTGATATGGCATTTCTGAATGAAAAACCTGTGAGACTAGCAAAAGAGCTTCTTTGATTGaaacttctttcttcttctcctgctctctttttctttaattttttaagaaaatcttTTTCCCTGTACCTCCAATTCATCTAATCTCTTGTTTGGAGTCGTATTGTTTGTatttgtgtgtatgtgtgtgtgtgtgtgtgtgtgtgttctcAAGTGTATCATAACCTGTCTTTAAACACATTATTGTATTGTTCAAATATTCATTGAGCTGTGTATTCAGGTAGTGTATTTACATATAACAGTCAACTTCAAGTGTTACTAGGATTCAATGGAATTTCTTTCCTCTGATTGATCTCCCAATTGTGTTTAGCTTGACATGGACGTTCCTGTATGATTGATTCGAAACTCGGAGTGCAATCTTAACTCGGGCAATTAAAGTGAGTGTTTTCCAGATGTACCAACTTCTTTGAGATCGTACCTTGTGTTTACAATAGGAGAATGAGCAACCAGTTTTGAGTATTCATTGGAACTAAATAAAGCAAGACCGGTGAAAGAAAAGATAAATGTTAGTATTTATATTTCCCATCCATCTTGTTTTAGAGAGTGACAAGCGGGTCAAATATGGATAAGTTCATAATCGATCCGACCCGCTCAATTGGCAGCACTATTCTTGGCCGAGGAAACCCCACCGCCTTAATGTAATCCCTTCGTTTTTGAACCCAAATAAATGTTAAATAGGGTATTGAGATTCCTGAATTCTCAAGGTAAATGTAACGTTATTTTATCAACAATTGGCCTACAAAAGACTGACCCTTGCTTGAAACCAACCAATGGTGCTTCAACAGGGAGAGATCCATTTTGGATGTATTTGTGGAAAATAAGTACCTAAAATTGAATAAAGCAAATGCCCTTTACTCTGTCATTATCCAAAGACAAATGTCTCTAAAGCAGCCATTAGATGAATGCATTGACTCGACGTGGAAAAAATGTTAGATTTGGAAGTCACCCATTTGCTATAGACTTAGAAGTCATCCATTTCACCCATATCGCAATGTTTACACAGATTTAATTAATGTTAGATTTGGAAGTCACCCTTTTGCTATAGACTTAGAAGTCATCCATTTCACCCATATCGCAATGTTTACACAGATTTAATTTCTATACACCGATAATATATTAAAAAGTTTACTCTATCAAATCACTTAAAAAAGtaacaacaaatattttttcataatAAGAGAACTTTGTAAATTGGAAAATAAAGTAATCAACTTGCTATTACGGATAAAATTACACTATAATTATGTTGTCAGtaaatataattatataaattagCTGAAAGTTTACTTTGATACTTTGCCCATCTAACACTTCAACTCTCCTGTCCCCAATCTTCATCCCCTTCCTTACGCCTTACACCCCCTTTCTGTTTTATTCCAATTACAGacccaaacaaacaaaacagaaaaaaaCTTGAAAGAGAAGTTAAGAAGAATAAGTGAAATCCTATTTTATTTGGGTGTTTGTTAGCCTCTGAAATACATGGATGCTCTGATTTTCATTTCCCTGTTCATTGTTATTCTACATGTAAAAGCAGATGCTAATACAAATACTTGCTTACCAATTAACTGTGCAAATATATCTGAACTCAACCTTCAATTCCCTTTCAGACTTCATGAATTTCAGCTACACTGTAAGCAAAACAGAACCATTCTCAATTTTCCATCTTATGGGGATTTAGTCATTAAATCCATTTCATATGATCTCAGAAAACTCGAACTAATCGACCCCAAAAACTGTGTCCACGAAGTTTTCTTGAATCTGAATCTTTCTAACACCCCATTCAGCTATTACTATATCTTGAAAGAGTATCAGTATCTGAATTGTTCAGCTGaactttcatcttcttttcTGCAAGTTCCCTGTCTAAGTGGCATAGGACATCATGTTTATGTTGTGGAAACATCATTTGTTGTGCCAGATTTTTGTAACCATGTCAAGACTGTAGGAATCCCATTTGCATATAGTCCTTTCTTGTCTGATAACACTTTTGGGCTGGGATTAACATGGCACTTGGAAAAATTTCAAGACACCGTAGCAACAAAGTTTAAAACTTCAGTCCAACAAGAAACAGGGCTGTTTAAAGGGCTCAATGATATAATAGCAGATGATAAAGGTACACATTTATCACCCCTCTTTATGAGTAATATCTCCTCCCTGTTTTAGCCTTTTAGTTGACCTGATCCAAGTTCTTGAGGTCTAATTGATTGACCAATTATATTAAACACGTAAGTTTTAGTCCTAATATGTAACATTTTTCGCTTATTGAAAATCAATTTATCTCAATCCAAATTAGTTGGGGTCTTGGGGTCGGTTGTATAAAATCTTTCTATTTGTTATTCAGTTTAAACTGACTAACTCAGGGTGGGAGCTAGGGGCGCAACTCAGCGAAAGGGGGCTCATCCGAACTTTTTAGCGGAAAATTATCTTTTATATATACTTTagttaaaattatattatatatatagtagatcttctaaaattatttctatatatacatagatgtTGAAAATTCCGTCATATAGTGAATACTTTCTTCTGAAATATTTCAACGTGTTTTTTATATCAACAAAACCTTTGGGAACAAGTCTCTATTTCAACTACATAACATACTTATCTTCTCTATTTAATTACTTCATATCTGTCACTTTTAATTCAATTGATAATAGGCCCAAAGGAGACAACCTAACCCAATAGACAGGCAATCACTCTTTTGAAATAGTGATACGTATCAAGCCTCCTTTCTATTCTCTTCATCTAATTTCTAACAAATTCTGGCTTCTACTATTGACATATAACCCATTAATGTTAGCTTAAACCCTATATTTGTGACAGAACCCagtaaataaaaagaattataattcaaaattcataaactaaAAATCATGCATCCGCCTCGAGACTAGCTATATTTTGTGTCTAGGGTTTGATTGACCAATTATATATGTTTGAAAGTTAACAATGTTGTTAAAGTCAGTTTAACGAGACTCTTATTGTTTCTAATTTGCAGCCTTGGGGTATATTATCCTGTTCATGTTTATAGTGGTGATGATGTTAAACATACAGAAGTTATCTAATCTCAAGAGAGTGAAGGAAAACGACAATCAGAAGGAACGTCATGCTGATGTCATTTTAGGGAACTATGAAGCTTTGAACAAAATTGTGATCAAATTgtgataaaaaaatattcagAATCAAAATATGTCTCAAATCTATGTGGAAACGTTTGGTGGTCTGTTGAATTATATCTTATTTTAGGATTAGATCCCATACTTGTTGGAACTTTTAAGCgttgttgttttgttgacgCTCTATACCATGATGTTCATGCAAACGAGTAATgtaaaaaaattggattttgaTTGATATGCCATGTGGggtcatatattttctttatcaCTTGCCACTATTGTAGTGGCACATTCAATATTTGTTACTATAACTTTGATCTAACGAGTCGCATTGCATTCGTTTGTCTAAAGTTGAAAAGGTAAAGAGCCAAACCATATTGTTCTCCTATTTCTTGTTTTTGAGggtcacaaaaatattttcatgtgACCTATTCTACTATAAATTGATCTCGCATTAAATAATACTTACAATTTGCTTGGCTgcataagaaattattttcGATATTTCTAATTCAATACTTTGTTGGCCGAACTAGAGACGTTGAGGTAATATATCGTACAAGATTGTATGTGTAATAAAAATAAGCGTAACAAATATgtgaataaaattatttaaagtaTAAAAATTTTACATAGCAATCTCTATATATTCTCTATGTTATTGTTCATTTCATAATAAATCATACATGCTCTTTACTGCGTAACAATACATAATATTATTAGTTATCGCATAAACAGTTCCGAGTAAATAGGCCAATATACCATAAATGAAATGACCCTTAAGTATAGTACTCCTATGGTAGGGTTAATACGATTcggtaattttataaatttatatccTATCAATTTTTCGGTTATTTCATTTTGTATAGTCAAAATTAGACTTTTTCAAATCCGTAAAGTCATCCTCTTATTCGTATGGTTCATAtggttttttatattttttttttttaaaaaaaaacaacattATGTCATAGTCACCAGTAAAAGTTAACGACACGATATCATGCATACTTCTATCACACTTTTGCAAAACTCTCTAGataattttactttttaaaaggtgatgaatcaagaaaaatatgaaagaaaaaaagattgatTCCACAATTTTATGGTAGTATAAAATAATGTTATGCAAAGACAAAAAGTATAATTTATAACAATGTTATGCAAAGACAAAAAGTATAATTTATATCGCATGAGGGGgcaaaaatcaatcaagatgGACTCAAGAATTGAGTCTATTAAGATTAAGTATCTAATAAGAgaaatttaaaatcatatgaGATGAAATATATCTAATTATATCTAATACTTTATAACTTTCTATCCAAGATCGTTGGAATAACTTGTAGCTTACAAACTAGTTACTACTCGAGATGCtataactaatttaatttcaataggAGTAGCATACTAGGTTTCAGAGTTGGAACTTTAGGTGTTAATTATGTTCAAGCGTGtataa
It includes:
- the LOC132030326 gene encoding deSI-like protein At4g17486 isoform X1; translated protein: MRLLRSSSSASKEQYNGEKNRALLYLNVYDLTPVNNYLYWVGLGVFHSGIEVDGLEYGYGAHDYSTSGVFEVEPRSCPGFIFRRSVLLGSTDMCHSDVRSFMEHISEKYHGDSYHLIAKNCNHFADEVCFRLTGKPIPGWINRLARVGSFCNCILPESIQVTRITHLPDHQAFSEDGTDSGESSVSADSEEEDSDHQLLTVQNSDMAFLNEKPVRLAKELL
- the LOC132030326 gene encoding deSI-like protein At4g17486 isoform X2; its protein translation is MRLLRSSSSASKEQYNGEKNRALLYLNVYDLTPVNNYLYWVGLGVFHSGIEVDGLEYGYGAHDYSTSGVFEVEPRSCPGFIFRRSVLLGSTDMCHSDVRSFMEHISEKYHGDSYHLIAKNCNHFADEVCFRLTGKPIPGWINRLARVGSFCNCILPESIQVTRITHLPDHQAFSDGTDSGESSVSADSEEEDSDHQLLTVQNSDMAFLNEKPVRLAKELL
- the LOC132030327 gene encoding putative RING-H2 finger protein ATL21A, translating into MDALIFISLFIVILHVKADANTNTCLPINCANISELNLQFPFRLHEFQLHCKQNRTILNFPSYGDLVIKSISYDLRKLELIDPKNCVHEVFLNLNLSNTPFSYYYILKEYQYLNCSAELSSSFLQVPCLSGIGHHVYVVETSFVVPDFCNHVKTVGIPFAYSPFLSDNTFGLGLTWHLEKFQDTVATKFKTSVQQETGLFKGLNDIIADDKALGYIILFMFIVVMMLNIQKLSNLKRVKENDNQKERHADVILGNYEALNKIVIKL